The window CCGTCTCCGCCGCACTCAGTTCAGCGGTGACGCGGTCGAACTTGAAGGCGTCCCCGCGCGCTTCCGCTTCGGCGCGGAGCCGATCGATCTCGGCTGGCGGCGTGAAGTCGCGATAGGCGGCACCGGTCTCGAGCATCCGATGCGCGTCGGCGTAGTGGCGCGCGACATTGGCGCCCTGGTACACGACCGGCTCATCCCACGTCAGCCCGAGCCACTCCAAACCTTCGAAGATGGCGCGTGTGCTTTCATCGGTGCTGCGCGCCCGGTCGGTGTCCTCGACGCGAAGTAGGAACACGCCGTTGTATTTGCGGGCGTACAGCCAATTGAACAGCGCCGTGCGCGCGCCGCCCACATGCAGAAAACCCGTGGGCGACGGTGCGAAACGCACGCGCGGGCGAACAACGTCTGACGACATATCGAAACCGGACCCAGGGGTCGGCAAGCCGAACGAAAGAAAAAACCGCTACCAACAAGAACGCGGGTCCGCTGCGGTGCAGCGAACCCGCGGAGCGGAGAGGGCGGGATTCGAACCCGCGATAGAGGTTGCCCCCTATGCCGGTTTAGCAAACCGGTGCCTTCAGCCTCTCGGCCACCCCTCCAAGCCGAAACGCACGTGCCGCGTCGGCCAAGTCAGCAATTTCACCTACGTGCTGTCCGGGGTCAACCGGTACCGCAAACACCCGTCGCAACAGAGGTTCACATGGTACGCGAATCCTCTCACTGGACCTCCAATGCCTGCCAAGCGCTCAAGAACCACCAGGACCGCTTCCGCGTCCACGCGGAAAGCCATGGCGTCCTCCACGTCGCTCGTCACCACCAACACCAGCAAGACGCCGTTTGCCACGCGTGTTGACCTGCCGGCGAACACGCGGGCGGCGCTGGGGATGATCCTGAACGAACGTCTCGCCGATTTCCTCGATCTCGAGCGTCAGGCGAAACAGGCGCACTGGAATGTGAAGGGGCCGCGATTCATGCCGTTGCATGTGTTGTTCGATGACGTCGCGGCGCTGGCTGTGGGCTGGTCGGATGACCTCGCCGAACGCGCGGTGCAGCTGGGCTGCGTGGCCGAAGGCACCGTGCAAGCGATCGCCGCGCATAGCGAACTGCCCACATGCCCGTTGAACGCGGCCGGTGCCGACGAATGGGTGCACGTGGTGGCCGAGGCGCTCGCCTTCTGCGCCAACGCGGCGCGCGCCGACATCGCCGAGGCCGAAGCGGCCGAAGATGCGGTGACGACCGACCTGCTCACGCGCATCACCGGCGAAGCCGACAAGCAGTTGTGGTTTGTGGAATCACACCTGCAGGCGTAGCTACTTCTTTGCCGCCATCACCGAGTCGCGGCGCGCCTTGAATTCCGTGCCTGGTTTCCAGGTGGGCCACTCGCTGGCGCTTGTGACGCGATAGCCCACCTGGAACAACGCGCGCGCGTCGTCGACGGCGCCGCTCAAGTCCCAGTCCGGCTTCACTTCGTCACTGGGTTTGTGATAGTCCTTGGTGGTGTACTCATCACGCTTGGTACGGCCGTACGTGGAGTCCTTGCCGATGAACCGCGTGCCGGCCTCCAGATACAACGCCGGCACACCTTGTTTCGCAAATTCAAAATGGTCGGAACGGAAATAGTATCCCTTCTCCGGTTCCGGTTCGGGAGCCAGCGTGCGTCCCGCCGGCTTGAGGACGTCGGCGAGCACGTCTTCCAGGGTGCTATTGCCGAATCCCACAACCACCACGTCGCTCGTCTTTCCCCACTGATTGAAGCCGTCCATGTTGATGTTGGCCAGGACATGATCCAACGGAACCAGCGGATGCTCGGCGAAATACTTGGCGCCAATCAGCCCTTTCTCTTCGCCGGTCAGCGCGATGAACATCACCGACCGCGCGGGACGGCTGGCGAGTTTCGTGTACGCCTTGGCCAATTCCAGCAGCGTGGCACAACCTGATGCGTTGTCCAGCGCCCCGTTGAAGATCTGGTCGCCCTTGATGGTGGTGTCACGACCAAGGTGGTCCCAGTGCGCGGTGTAGATGATGTACTCATTCTTGCGCGCCGCATCGCTGCCTTTCAGCGTGGCTACGACATTGCGTGATTTCACGGTGCGCGTGTCGTTGCGCACATGGAATTTCACCGAAGCGCCCAGTGGCACGGGCTTGAAATCCTTTCGCTTCGCTGCGGCTTTCAGTTGCGCGAAATCCTTGCCCGTGGCCTTGAGCAGTTCTTCGGCACGCGGCTGCGTGATCCACGATTCCACCATCACGCGGGTGTTGGTGGCTTCCGGTTGCGCGATGTCGAAGTTCTCGCGCCCCCAACTGCCACTCACCACCTCGTAGGGGTAGCCAGCCGGACCGGTCTCGTGAATGAGGATGGCACCAGCGGCCCCCTTTGCCGTCGCGATCTCGTACTTGTACGTCCAACGCCCGTAGTACGTCATGGCGTTGCCCTTGAACATCGCGGCGTCCAGTTTGGTCGAGTCGGCAGGGTCGGGAACGGCCGGATCGTTCACCAGCATCACGAGCACCTTGCCTTTCACGTCCAGCCCCTTGTAGTCGTCCCAACCATACTCCGGTGCCTCGACGCCATAACCCACGAATACCATCTCGGCGTTGACATCGATAATGGGTTTGTCGTGTCGTGACACGGCGACGAAATCGGTGGGGAACGACAGCGGGATGACGCGGCTGCCAACGGTGAACGACGCATCCGGATGCGCGGTGAACCCGAGCAGCGTGACGTCTTGCACGAACGAGCCGTCGGGATTGCCGGACGTGAGTCCCAGTTGCTTGAACTGGTTCATCAAATAGGCAACCGCCTTGTCTTCGCCCGGCGTGGCCGGTCCTCGGCCTTCCAGGGAGTCATCACCGAGGGCCTTCGTGTGGGCCATCAGCCCATCGGCGGTGATGGAGGCCAGTGCCGGCGCCATCGC is drawn from Gemmatimonadaceae bacterium and contains these coding sequences:
- the dps gene encoding DNA starvation/stationary phase protection protein Dps, which encodes MASSTSLVTTNTSKTPFATRVDLPANTRAALGMILNERLADFLDLERQAKQAHWNVKGPRFMPLHVLFDDVAALAVGWSDDLAERAVQLGCVAEGTVQAIAAHSELPTCPLNAAGADEWVHVVAEALAFCANAARADIAEAEAAEDAVTTDLLTRITGEADKQLWFVESHLQA
- a CDS encoding M20/M25/M40 family metallo-hydrolase: MRTKFLLVSCAIALGACAGDKAPIAAANGADDAAMAPALASITADGLMAHTKALGDDSLEGRGPATPGEDKAVAYLMNQFKQLGLTSGNPDGSFVQDVTLLGFTAHPDASFTVGSRVIPLSFPTDFVAVSRHDKPIIDVNAEMVFVGYGVEAPEYGWDDYKGLDVKGKVLVMLVNDPAVPDPADSTKLDAAMFKGNAMTYYGRWTYKYEIATAKGAAGAILIHETGPAGYPYEVVSGSWGRENFDIAQPEATNTRVMVESWITQPRAEELLKATGKDFAQLKAAAKRKDFKPVPLGASVKFHVRNDTRTVKSRNVVATLKGSDAARKNEYIIYTAHWDHLGRDTTIKGDQIFNGALDNASGCATLLELAKAYTKLASRPARSVMFIALTGEEKGLIGAKYFAEHPLVPLDHVLANINMDGFNQWGKTSDVVVVGFGNSTLEDVLADVLKPAGRTLAPEPEPEKGYYFRSDHFEFAKQGVPALYLEAGTRFIGKDSTYGRTKRDEYTTKDYHKPSDEVKPDWDLSGAVDDARALFQVGYRVTSASEWPTWKPGTEFKARRDSVMAAKK